The Corythoichthys intestinalis isolate RoL2023-P3 chromosome 1, ASM3026506v1, whole genome shotgun sequence genomic interval aatgctcaggacagtgtcatgtcataattatgatcatctgaagacagtcttatggcgccactgttaaataatgtgttaccaaaaaccataactagcaattaatgaaacaactggaacagtgtctgaagaaatatttagcacagaacatgagttttgcttgttattcacatctgtagcactgcaatgtatgctaggaggcatgttggacgacaacagtgttgatagaaggtagcagcagaggttgacagtctcccctaagggatcagtgatggccaaatgaagcttcttgaagcaatgaagctttgcaggcaaacagttcaaagcttcatggtcaaATAACGgtttccggttaatatcttttggtgtaattaTCCCATatcacagtgaggacagcttcagcttatagtccagtgcggcttatctttgaacaaatgccgtttttgtgtcatatttggtgggtggcggcttatagtcaggtgcaccttatagtgcgaaaagtagggtacttaaatacctgcagaaatgcgaggggtgtactcacttttgtgatacactgtacatggtCAATGAAAACTCTCTTTGTGCAATAGTGACAGTTTGGACATATAACATTTGAACATTTGGGCTTAAAAGTGTGATGATAAATTCCTCCATGTTTTGTTGACAcatttaaaagtaaaaatgcaTTGGCTTTTCTATGAAATGTTTGTGATTAATGCATGTCAATGTCTTAATTAGCAGCATCATctgtaaaaagaaaatattcacTAACAATTTAAAAAGACTCCATTTTTTAATAGCTTCTCAATGCAGGAAAATAGACTTGTGGCAAAAAGTGGTATTCGTAATTGTGGTTTTATGTTTGCAAACTCTTGACAAAAGCGCATATTACCGAGAAAATGTCTGATTTATGTATGCAAATTAAAATCTATTgctgaattatttattaaaaaaatgacacaatttttttttttttttttttaagtcaaataCTTTGACGGCACAAAGACATTTGTAGAAACATATTATCGCATTACATACAATAAAATCAAGAGCCTCAAGGCTATGTCTTGATATTATCCATTCATTTTAAGGGGCTTTAGTAATTTCACTTTATTTCCATTTGAGTATGTTAATGTTGAACGGTATAAATTCAAGTTCCAAGGTCACTTGTGATATTATCCTCCCTGAAGAGGTAACAGATATTATGCATAATACAGAGAATAtttcattttcaaaattgtGATTTCAAAACAGCGCTGGCCATTAAAGCCACTATCatttcttgaaaatattactaaTAACCCAATTGTTATGCCTCTCTTACAGCTTCAATCAAGCTGCTCGTGTCACGTGTGGTAAAACTCAGCACACCCATCCCACGAGTGCCAATTTCACAGCTATCAATTTGCTACTTGGGCAACCTAAACAGAACTGAAAGATACCATAATATGTACACTATATGAATGGTATTGATTACTGTATAGAACATCATTAATGCTTGTCGGCTTCAAAGTCTATGTTTATAATCTTTTcaaccacatttttttttataatagctGAACATCTTGCAGCATTTTAATGCCAACATTCTCTtcaaaaacacatttatttgAGCCTATTATTTCACAATGCTTTTGCTTTGCAGCAGCATTTGCTTGCTGTCAAGTAGCTTTATGCTCCAAGCACGTTCTGTCAGCTCAGCTCAGTTGTTACAAGTAggcattttcttttctttttttccttcatgcACAGACACAAGGTCAAAATATTAAGGTCACATAATGAGGGGTTTTTGTCTGCCTCTCTATTAGAGGCTGTTGAATTATTTAACCCAGACGCgagggatggaaaagaaaagtcCATGACCAGCAACAAAAGAAATGCTGGTGTCAAACAGTATGTGTGTCCCTATGTGCATCCAATTGCTTTTATACTACCTGTTGTAGCATTGCTAATGTTTTAAAGCAATTGCACCGTTTTTGGTATATTTTAGGCTATATTTTTGTACAGTGTGTAGTCTATTTCAAGCAAacactgaaaattacagtatctaAAAACACACCCTTTACACAAGACAGACAGTGTAGAACACCTGGTCAAACAAAGCTTTAATTGGCTTCGAAAGAAGTTAATTAGGAAAAGTGGTCTGCCAGGCTTACCAGtgtaattgattggacgtctatcgccatcattggctgccaatgagttaattaagaGAGCTAACACTTAGCATATTTGGTTGAAATGACTAAAGCAAAAATCCCATAATCCGAGCATTGCAAAATGTTTTAGAAATGAAGAGTACTCCAAACACAGTCAGTCATTTCATAGGTTAAGTCAAGTGAAAAACCAAAAGTGAGGATGAGTCCCATGAGAGGTCTGTTGCAAGAAATCAGAGGGCGCTGGAAAAACACAAGGAAGAGAACGCTTGCCTCCAGCATTGATGCTGAGGAGGATCAAAAGGTTTGTGCTCTGCATCTCAATGGACATCAGGCCACCAATACTGATGAGCATTTTTTTCATATGGGTTATTTTGTGGGTGAACTCAGTTATTtcacaatgtatgcattaataaTAAATGATGACaccattaataaataaaaactaaaagctcagatgtttaaaaaaaaaagttattccgAAATGTCGACGGCTCATTGGTCTTTAGTAAATTTTAGATATGAGGCGATGCTGTCTTAAGTATATACAGTAAGTCATTAAGTCTTTTCGGATGTTTTGTTTCCCAGATGGCCGAaaatgtattgtataacaaaatAGGTTGATGCTAAATCTCTTTATTGCCTAAAAGACGAAGAAAAAAGCATTTCGCCATTCCAATCGATGTTTTATATTACATCTGCAAttacatatttttacattacaaaaatgtgattaaataacatatttttaaaattattttgctTTATCACAAAATGCCTCATTTTGAGCTAAGGTTTGTATAAATATCAATATCAAAGTCTATAATGCCACAACTATCTTGAAAAATGTGACTTAAATTCTAAATACCCACTGAGTAGAGATTTAAGAGTTACCTCTCATTACAATGTTTGTCACAGACGGCTGTAAATCCTCTCATTAAACACTTATGACCTTCATTGGGTTTCATGTCCATTAAAGGGAGAAGTAAACATCATTTGTTCCCCTTTTTTTCCACAAACACATTGTATATGTCAGCATAAATTAAAACATGGTTCTCTGATTAATATTACAATTGTGGAATTAGAATAACACATGGTAATTCATCAATGTTAGACGGCTGTCATGTTTGCCGAACCTGACATCAGCGCCATACTGGAAGTGGCATCGAAGCGTAAGTCTTGGTAATGCAGCAGGCTTTTGGACTGTTCTGGCTGACAAATTTTGAAAGGCGTGATTTTAATTATTTGATCGTGACACCTCGGCAGAGATATAAATCATGCAGCGCCCATAAAGGAACTGGAACGATGAGTaataagttttgtacattatctTCAACTAGATCGGCTGACGGCTCGTCATTGATGAACAGctattttttctttgcaaatAAATTGGATAGAAATCTGAGAGCATGCTGTTTGACATATTCTTGTGAAGTTGTACTCTCACAGTAGTGAAAAGGTCTGCACATGGCTAGCTGTGTAAGTAGGCTGatgcaatgttgttgttgttgttttttttcatttatttattttttagaataAATACTAAATGATTTTAAACAAATAGCAGGAAATTATTTCAACATGCATGtatacaatataaaaaaaatgacccagaaaCTGTTTACTTATTTTTGCTTTTGCCTGTTGGTATCTACAGTATTTCCTTATTGAATTGATAGAAACCCTGAAAGGTGGACTGGAACATTCACTATTTATTGCACAATTTTGCCATACTTGGGAAGGAAACAAATAAACCATTCcattaaacaaaacatttttgaaggGCAACATTTTACTCTATACACAAAGTGAATGAAGACAATGAGCCTCATTTACTTACAAATGTGAAGAAATGTTTTAGTACTCTGTGCACAATGTCGGTGTTTGTGCAAAATTACTGTCAAATTCATGATACGTACCAGCTTATTTTCTATGCACACCCGTGTAAATGTCTGTGAATCAGAATTCCTTCTACAAAGTAAATGAGGACCTCATGCAATCTGCGCACCGTGTCCCTATTTCCCAATTGCCGGGCATTTAACAAATCTCAGCCAGTCACTCAGTTTGGGCACACAGATTTGGCCGCAAAGGTTTCCCAACATTCTTAACCATTATACCATTTTCATGAGGGTGGAAAATGTTATCatcaaaaagtttgcattttccacaattaaaaaatgtgaataattttaaattcattcccaaaggaaaataaataaatacatacattaaGTAAAAATTAcccacaaacaaaaaatatgaatgaaaaCAGTGTTAATTTTAAATAATCAATCGATCCTAAATTTTGCAGCTGTCATAGAAAATTTTGAATTCAGGATGTCATAGGGATTTGAAAGAATAAGAATTGCCCATCGAATtatctttttgtttttcagccatAAATTTGGAAACTCTTGTTTGAGATATTTTGCCAATACAAAAGGTTCATCTGTttcataattatttttaaatttagtcagattttgagcaaatttctggttgaagttattattGTTGCTAAACTGTAAATCACTGTCGTTTCAATCTGTTGTTCTTATTGAGAAAAAGATTTGTTTGGTAATTCTGTTCGAAAATGGATAATTTATCATTCATGTAAATGCATTATGGTTTGGGGAGGTGCTGAATTTGTTCCCAGGTTCCGCATACATTCAAGTAAAACATATGGATGAATCATAGATTGGTCACAAATCTGTGGGTGCCCATGACTGACGAATGAGACCCGTTGTCCTGGTAAAACATAAATGACACACTTGTAAACTAGTTTGTttgattatttattgttttgagTGTGCTGTTCATAAcatttggggaacatacttAGTCCCTTCGTGCATTCAAATTCtcatttagtgcaattttgaatAGACAAAATAAAAGCAACAACCAATGACATGATAAGgcaacaattataaatatataaaaatagtcATTAAAGAACTCCCTCTTACAAAAAGGGTACAAAGGTTTTTTCTTGCACCAGTGAAATAGACATGTTTTTCAGTTCCTCAGCTGACCTAACGGACTTGTATCCAAGTTGATGGAGAACCTTTTGGCACACTGTCTGAGTGTATTCTACCATGTCATAAGACAGTTTCAACCGCCAGCTTTCTGCATTAGCTGCCGAGTCTCGTATTGTACCGAATTTATGTTTCGCTGATGGTTCATTGCTGCCGCGGGTGTTTGCGTGTATCCAGTTTTCCACGTTTTTATCCATCGGCAGTCCTAAATAGTCATAGATCTCCTTCGTCCTGTGGAGTGGATTTTTCGCCAAATCTTCATAGCGAACCAACATGTATTTCCCTTTCAACCAATATGGATGACTGAGACCAGTTGATACAGAGCTTCGGTAGTCTTCACAGACAACAGTGAgctgactcaagtcaagattataGGGCTTTCGACCTGTAGCCCTCCATATACGCCACAGCCGGTAGGTATCCCTGAATGTCTCGATACGGGATGATAGGATACCACGAGGGTCTCTGACAAGTTGGATCACTTTGATATTCAGTCTAGGGTCCTCCAACAAAGCACGCAAATCCCCGATCTCTGGCACACGGACAATCTTGATGGCTACATGCCGTTTCTCTCGACAGGCTTCAGAGGCCAAGGTCATATTAAGAAGTCCACATTTCTTAACGCAGTCTCCCTCTTCTACATTGACATCGGCTGGGCCGAAGGCATCACATACAGGTTGCTGGCACAATGCCCTGCTCGCACCACGGCGGAAAAGTTTGTCTGTTGTGTGGTTTGTGGGTGTTGGTTTGATGTAGCTCTCAAGGAAATATAGGTCGCAACCGTACAGGCTTCTCAAGAGGTCTCGGCTAGCACCCAGCATCACACGGCGGTCTGCTGTGTTGTGGCTGTGGTATAGACGGGGGATTAG includes:
- the chst1 gene encoding carbohydrate sulfotransferase 1, translating into MQCSWKAVILLALASIAIQYTAIRTLTSKPFQLCTLPSPQNCGLGDQETEPPIERGAGGCDDYPFFSTNASRKTHILVLATTRSGSSFVGQLLNQHQEVFYLFEPLHHVQTTLIPRLYHSHNTADRRVMLGASRDLLRSLYGCDLYFLESYIKPTPTNHTTDKLFRRGASRALCQQPVCDAFGPADVNVEEGDCVKKCGLLNMTLASEACREKRHVAIKIVRVPEIGDLRALLEDPRLNIKVIQLVRDPRGILSSRIETFRDTYRLWRIWRATGRKPYNLDLSQLTVVCEDYRSSVSTGLSHPYWLKGKYMLVRYEDLAKNPLHRTKEIYDYLGLPMDKNVENWIHANTRGSNEPSAKHKFGTIRDSAANAESWRLKLSYDMVEYTQTVCQKVLHQLGYKSVRSAEELKNMSISLVQEKTFVPFL